From the Bremerella alba genome, one window contains:
- a CDS encoding HD domain-containing phosphohydrolase — MIVHDRDTSQAPILLVDDDPSCLGMLSDVLGALGIPVETARDGNEALEMIYQGDFRIVLSDWQMPGMSGVELCRRVRQRPLSGYVYFILLTSLDRQHNLVSGLRAGADDFITKPFDPEELHIRLRAANRIVSLESRNVIIFALAKLAESRDPETGAHLERMREYSRLLAEDLSHQAKYADIVDADYVRTIYLTSPLHDIGKVGIPDHVLLKPGKLTKEEFEIMKQHSLVGFHTLDAAVREQPEAAYLRFARDIACSHHEKYDGSGYPYGLKGEEIPLCGRIVAVADVYDALTTARVYKEAFSHEKACQIILEGRGAHFDPDIVDAFFRHEEEIVDINQRLNDALVYPELPQMSPGVLYPNGQVPAAN, encoded by the coding sequence ATGATCGTTCACGACCGCGATACCAGCCAGGCACCTATTTTATTGGTCGATGATGATCCGTCGTGCCTGGGCATGTTAAGCGATGTTCTGGGCGCGTTAGGAATCCCTGTAGAAACAGCCCGAGATGGGAACGAAGCCCTGGAGATGATCTATCAGGGGGATTTTCGGATTGTTCTTTCCGATTGGCAAATGCCTGGGATGTCTGGCGTCGAACTATGTCGTCGAGTTCGTCAACGACCGCTGAGCGGATATGTTTACTTCATTCTGCTGACATCGCTTGATCGGCAGCACAACCTGGTAAGCGGATTACGGGCCGGTGCAGACGACTTTATTACAAAGCCATTTGACCCTGAAGAGCTTCACATTCGGCTTCGTGCGGCAAATCGAATTGTGTCTCTGGAAAGCCGGAATGTTATCATCTTCGCGCTGGCCAAATTAGCCGAGTCACGCGATCCCGAAACAGGGGCACACCTTGAAAGAATGCGAGAATACTCGCGTCTTCTGGCCGAGGATCTCTCGCATCAGGCGAAGTACGCCGATATCGTCGATGCCGACTATGTAAGGACGATTTACCTTACGAGTCCTTTGCACGATATCGGAAAAGTCGGAATCCCGGATCATGTGCTGCTTAAACCGGGCAAGCTGACAAAGGAAGAATTCGAGATTATGAAGCAGCATTCATTGGTGGGTTTCCACACGTTGGATGCCGCCGTGCGAGAACAGCCTGAGGCAGCCTACTTGCGTTTCGCGCGTGATATTGCCTGTTCACATCACGAAAAATACGACGGCAGTGGCTATCCTTACGGTCTCAAAGGAGAAGAAATTCCTCTGTGTGGCCGTATCGTCGCCGTTGCCGATGTGTATGATGCCCTGACAACCGCACGCGTGTACAAGGAAGCTTTCAGTCACGAAAAAGCTTGCCAAATCATTCTCGAGGGGCGCGGGGCCCACTTTGATCCTGACATTGTCGACGCCTTCTTCCGCCATGAAGAAGAGATCGTCGACATTAATCAGCGATTAAATGACGCCTTGGTTTATCCAGAGCTCCCCCAGATGTCGCCTGGCGTTTTGTATCCCAACGGGCAGGTTCCAGCCGCCAATTAG
- a CDS encoding Hpt domain-containing protein, translating to MSLPQSHAPTDEQSINWETLKTRCIGRLDLVEKALHRFQGSLADDLQSLEEAIETLDSEEVARIAHRIKGTSLTVSADRLAGFAMNLERQAEEDSSYDEESLADIRDECCRLSQLISQQRSGGSQ from the coding sequence ATGAGCTTGCCACAGTCGCACGCGCCGACTGACGAACAGTCGATCAATTGGGAAACATTGAAAACACGCTGTATTGGTCGTCTCGATCTGGTCGAGAAGGCGCTACATCGCTTTCAAGGTTCCCTGGCGGACGATCTACAATCGTTGGAAGAAGCCATAGAAACGCTCGATTCAGAAGAAGTTGCTCGGATTGCACATCGCATTAAGGGAACATCCTTGACCGTTTCTGCTGATCGTCTGGCAGGGTTCGCAATGAACTTAGAGAGACAGGCGGAAGAAGACTCAAGCTACGACGAAGAATCTCTTGCTGATATTCGTGACGAATGTTGCCGACTGAGCCAGCTCATCTCGCAGCAAAGGTCCGGGGGAAGTCAATGA
- a CDS encoding class I SAM-dependent methyltransferase, with protein sequence MIQSNDSINSRLPSVIEFFSKDVAEFKRQLTQLESEIDKDAIPQHNDEFHQRTLAAFKQSQESCRAFERAHESEPDLIKEVQARFREETSPWFSQSWIGNRARTKPSGFAGDYEMLVKLYEEETPARGIGAYIDLCISELPLANAVRGRKDMVREYLLNEITSREGDLRIMDIACGPCREFLDWPEFEGRNIEVVAMDNDPVALEYIEAKVASQLPPSTTLKPVRFNAMRARNAEATKSKYGTFDIIYSVGLADYLTDEHLVGIFSGLGETLSDGGALVIAFKDTDQYDETPYQWHLDWFFYQRTVEDVLNIYEMAGFNTAKMELTRDRTEIIVNYASHRAPDCIRRLDPAEVSRPSRSGRIAKNGKVVEN encoded by the coding sequence ATGATACAATCGAATGATTCGATAAATTCAAGACTACCAAGTGTGATCGAATTCTTCTCAAAGGACGTGGCGGAATTCAAGCGTCAGCTAACTCAACTTGAAAGCGAGATCGACAAGGACGCCATCCCGCAACACAACGATGAGTTTCATCAACGGACGCTCGCCGCCTTCAAGCAATCTCAAGAGTCCTGTCGCGCATTTGAACGCGCCCACGAGAGTGAGCCAGACCTGATCAAAGAAGTTCAGGCGCGCTTCCGCGAGGAGACCTCGCCCTGGTTTTCTCAAAGCTGGATCGGAAATCGTGCAAGAACCAAGCCCAGCGGCTTTGCTGGGGATTACGAAATGCTCGTCAAGCTGTACGAGGAAGAAACGCCTGCCCGCGGTATAGGGGCCTATATCGACCTATGTATCTCGGAATTGCCACTTGCCAATGCCGTTCGCGGACGCAAGGACATGGTTCGCGAGTATCTTCTCAACGAGATTACCTCGCGCGAGGGGGACCTTAGAATCATGGATATCGCGTGTGGTCCGTGTCGCGAGTTTTTGGATTGGCCTGAGTTTGAGGGTCGCAACATAGAAGTGGTTGCGATGGATAATGATCCAGTCGCTTTAGAGTACATTGAAGCTAAGGTCGCTTCGCAGCTTCCACCTTCGACCACCCTCAAGCCAGTTCGCTTTAATGCCATGCGAGCGCGCAACGCCGAGGCAACCAAGTCGAAATATGGAACGTTTGATATTATCTATAGTGTTGGTTTGGCAGACTATCTTACCGACGAGCATCTAGTAGGCATCTTTAGTGGGCTTGGCGAGACCTTATCGGATGGTGGTGCTCTTGTAATTGCCTTTAAGGACACAGATCAGTACGACGAAACCCCCTATCAATGGCATTTAGACTGGTTCTTCTATCAAAGAACGGTAGAGGACGTGTTAAATATTTACGAAATGGCAGGCTTTAACACGGCCAAGATGGAACTAACTCGAGATCGCACAGAGATCATTGTCAATTACGCAAGTCATCGTGCACCGGACTGTATTCGACGTCTGGATCCTGCCGAAGTATCGCGTCCATCTCGCTCTGGGCGGATTGCCAAAAATGGCAAAGTCGTCGAAAACTAA
- a CDS encoding OmpP1/FadL family transporter: MVHGQGIAVTGVGPVNRSMGGAGTAAPLDAIGALHWNPASISYLEQSEVSFGMEGLLADIGLSSTVGGNTQTTNGEAGVAIIPAVGWVDHLEGTPLTIGMGVYGIGGFRNNMPVDASNPLLASSPIFADAEIMQIAPTMSLRLGECWSIGVAPTITAARMQFDPLGPSAITPTSTVGSGNRVHWGGGIQGGIYYASPSCWRAGFTIKSTQWFEQFRFFTPSGVVRFDLDYPMILSSGLAYYGWDRWVFAADARYFDYANTQGFSDLGWQNVFAGAIGTQYQLNDLWKLRAGYNFNQNPIGSEDVYTNISSPLIQTHNIALGAGCLLTDGVELNLAYVYLVDSAVSGPAPSPPFGANDTISHNISAHSLVMGVQIRY; encoded by the coding sequence ATGGTGCACGGGCAAGGTATTGCCGTGACAGGGGTTGGTCCAGTGAATCGGTCGATGGGGGGGGCTGGTACGGCCGCACCGCTGGATGCGATCGGTGCACTCCATTGGAACCCTGCGTCGATCAGCTATCTCGAGCAGTCCGAGGTCTCGTTCGGCATGGAAGGTTTGCTGGCGGACATCGGGCTTTCATCGACGGTGGGTGGCAATACCCAGACAACTAATGGAGAGGCAGGCGTCGCGATTATTCCTGCAGTTGGCTGGGTTGATCATCTAGAGGGGACTCCATTAACCATTGGAATGGGCGTCTATGGGATTGGTGGTTTCCGGAATAATATGCCGGTCGATGCGAGCAATCCTCTTTTGGCGTCGAGTCCAATATTTGCCGATGCTGAAATCATGCAGATCGCTCCCACGATGTCACTTCGTTTGGGTGAATGCTGGTCGATCGGTGTCGCTCCAACGATTACCGCTGCCCGCATGCAGTTCGATCCTCTCGGGCCTTCGGCAATTACACCCACAAGCACGGTAGGTTCGGGCAATCGGGTTCATTGGGGTGGAGGTATCCAAGGTGGGATCTACTATGCCAGTCCCAGTTGCTGGCGAGCCGGTTTCACGATTAAGAGCACGCAATGGTTTGAGCAGTTCCGTTTCTTTACGCCGTCGGGGGTCGTCCGGTTTGATCTCGATTATCCGATGATTCTTTCCAGTGGTTTGGCCTATTACGGCTGGGATCGCTGGGTCTTCGCCGCAGACGCACGGTATTTCGATTATGCCAATACTCAGGGTTTTAGCGATCTTGGATGGCAAAATGTGTTTGCCGGTGCGATCGGAACGCAATACCAACTCAACGACCTTTGGAAGTTGCGGGCTGGCTATAACTTCAACCAGAACCCGATTGGCTCGGAAGATGTTTATACGAATATCTCTAGCCCGCTGATTCAAACGCACAACATCGCACTAGGAGCAGGGTGTTTGCTGACCGATGGCGTCGAATTGAATCTTGCTTATGTGTATCTTGTCGATTCAGCGGTCTCTGGGCCTGCTCCATCGCCGCCGTTCGGTGCCAACGATACCATCTCGCATAACATCAGCGCACACTCATTAGTGATGGGTGTCCAGATTCGGTATTAG